Genomic segment of Paenibacillaceae bacterium GAS479:
ATGAAGTCAAAAAGACCTTGTTCAAAAGAGGTTTTCAAACAATCGTTTATTTGCCGCATTTTATGTCCTGGGTATTGCTAGCAGGCATATTGATCGACATTCTCTCCCCTTCAGGCGGAATCATCAACAACATCCTTAAATCACTGAACATTCAGCCCATTTATTTTTTGGGAGAAGGAACCTGGTTCCGAACCATACTGATCGTATCCAATGTTTGGAAGGAAGTTGGCTTTGATACGATCGTTTATTTGGCGGCCATCCTGTCGATTGATCGGACGCAGTATGAATCGGCCGTGCTTGATGGTGCGGGATACGCTCGGCAACTATGGCATATTACGCTGCCGGGCATTCGCGGCATTATCGTGCTCTTAATGCTGCTCAACATCGGGGGCATTTTGAATGCAGGCTTCGACCAGATATTCAATTTGTACAGTCCGCAGGTATATGAGAGCGCCGATATTCTAGATACATTCGTTTACCGGATCGGCATGGAGGAGATGCAATACGGTGTCGCTACAGCAGTTGGATTGTTCAAATCAATCGTGTCCTTCGTGCTCATAACGTTTTCCTACTATTTGGCCTATAGAGTCGTGAAGTACAGAATTTTTTAGGAGGCCGGTTCAATGGTAGAGAAAGCGTCGTTTGGAAGGAAGTTATTCATCGTTGTTAATTATAGCTTTTTAATTGCGCTAGCCTGTGCATGCCTATTCCCAATTGTGCATATCGCGGCGCTGTCGATGAGCTCGCAATCGGCGGCGTCAGCTGGGCTGGTTACGATATGGCCGAAGGATTTTACCTGGATGTCATATCGCTATATTTTGGAAAATTCGGCCTTTTTCACTTCGTTTGGTGTGACTCTGGAAAGGGTGATTATCGGCGGGACGATGAGCATGGGCATGACGCTTCTGGCTGCTTACCCGCTGTCCAAAGATTCCCGTAAATTCAGAGGCCGTTCCGTATACGCGTGGTTTTTCATGTTCACGACGATATTTGGCGGCGGCTTGATCCCTACTTTTATGGTGGTCAAGTCAGCCGGGCTGATGGATTCCATCTGGGCCTTGGTGCTGCCAACAGCTGTTCCTGTATTCAACATCTTGCTTATGCTCAATTTCTTCAGGCAAATACCCGAGGAGTTGGAGGAAGCGGCATTCATGGATGGAGCAGGCCATCTGCGAACACTGTGGAATGTGTACTTGCCGGTGTCCGTACCTTCGCTCGCGACAAACGGGCTGCTTATCCTCATCATGCATTGGAACTCGTGGTTTGACGGCATGATTTATATGAATGATGTTGACAACTATCCACTGCAAACCTACATTCAATCCATTATCGTCAGCTCTGATTTGACTAATCTGAAGCCTGACGACCTGGAAGAGTTGAGCGCGATTTCCGACAAAACGGTCAAGGCAGCGCAAATTTTCGTTTCGATGGTTCCAATTATGGCTATCTACCCATTTTTGCAAAAATATTTTATAGGCGGCATGCTGCTAGGTAGTGTGAAGGGATAAGAATTAAACCAATTGCCAGGGGGAAATCGCATGAATAAAAAGGTGATGTTAAAAATATCCGCTGTTTTAACGCTCGCGGTCGCCGCATTGGCGGGTTGCTCCGGCCAGAATGCACCTAGTAAGTCACCGCAACCGACTTCCAGCGCTGCCGTTAACGAAAATATTGATCCCAATGCCAAATTCGATCCCCCGATTGAGGTTTCCACTCATTTTTCTGTTGGCGCGTCATTTGCGGATAAGTTCAAGGATGAGCAGCTAAACACCAATGTGTTTGCCAAAGGTCAGTTGGAGGAGCTCGGAATCAAGCTTACGTACAAGTGGATTGCCCGCGGGGACGATCAGAGCTTCCAGAAATCTAGCGTAGCTATCGCCTCCGGTGATATTCCCGACATTATGGTCGTAACGAAAGAGCAGCTGGCGACCCTGTCCAAAACGGATATGATTCATAAAGACCTGGCGCCAATTTACGAGAAATACGCATCGAAGCTGACGAAGGATATTATGCATGAAGAAGGGGACATCGCCTTCGATTCAGCCACCTTCAATGGCAAGCTGATTGCTATTCCCAATACAGACTCGTCCGGTGATCTTGCTTCTTTCTTATGGATTCGCATGGACTGGCTGGAAAAGCTGAATCTGGAAACGCCTAAATCGATGGACGATCTGTATAACGTCATTCGTGCGTTTGTTGAGCGGGACCCGGACGGGAACAACAAAAAAGATACCGTCGGTCTCATGTTGAATAAAGACTTCCTCAGCCCTGGCGTAGGCGATGCTGTCGGCATTTTTAACGGTTTTCATGCCTATCCAAAAAGCTGGGTGAAGGATGATTCCGGAAATCTTGTTTATGGCAGTGTGCAACCGGAAATGAAGGAAGCGCTGGCTTATTTGCAAAAGCTGTATAAGGATGGGTTTATCGAACAGGACTTTGGAGCGAAGGATTCTGGCAAAGCGGCCGAGCTCGCTGGAGCTAACCGGGTCGGCGTTGAATTCGGCGCCATGTGGAACGGAATGTACCCGCTGCAAGCGACAAAGGAGAACTTCCCTAACTCAGACTGGAGAGCGATGGCGCTTTTATCCAATGATGATAAACCAGCCCGACCTCAGGTTAAGCTGAATGTAGCTAACTATTACGTGGTGAAAAAGGAATTCGAACATCCAGAAGCGCTGATCAAGCTGATTAACTTCTGGACGGAGAAGAACTGGGGCTCCAGCAAAGAAGATTATGATAAATATATCGGCAATCTCGATACCGGCGCCGCCCATTTGAACCAAATCAGAGCTTGGCCTTCCAAAAAGAACATGAACGCTCATCTCCACGTTAAGGAAGCTTTTGCAACTGGAGACAGTTCAAAATTGAATTCCGAAGAAAAGAGCTACTACGACAACATTGTGAAGTACAAGGCAGGAGATAACAAAGTGGCCCAGTTCGAGAAAGTATTCGGAGAAACAGGGTCATTCGCTATTATGGATCAGTATTATACGAAAAACCTGTTTATGATGGATCAGTATTACGGCGCGTCGACCGAAACGATGAAAAATAAAATGAGCACAATTGTCAAAAGCGAGATGGAGTACTACACAAAAGTGATCATGGGCTCGGAGTCGCTTGATAAGTTTGATGCTTTTGTCGCTAAGCTGAACAAGTTAGGTCTGGAGCAGATTACGAAAGAAGTGAATGAGTGGAACAAAAATAGATAAGGAAGCTCAGTAGGGTAAGTTGATTGAAGAGGGTAACTTAGGGAGATTATGCCTGAGTTACCCTGTTTCTATTATTGGAGATAACTCCCTTATCGTGACATGCTTTTGCCATCACTATTCGATAATTATGCCATCGTTGATCGATATTATTAAGTCATGAAAGACAAACACATACACCGAGGAGAGATTATCATGTTGAAAAAAATCACCGGACTCATGTTGGCAGGTGCAATTGTAATGTCGGTTCCAGTAATGGCTTCTGCTTCGGCAAATGAGCAAGGAAGTACGAAATACCAGTCCGTGATGACGGGATCCGGATCCAATACGAGCGTTGAGCGCATTTACGTAGCTGCGGAGAAGTTCAAAATTCAGACCAAAGGCAAAACGGTAGATCAACTTAGCGCTGAAGTTAAACGTGCTGAAAAACAAGCCCAGAAGGCTTCCACGCTGTTAAAAGCCAAGCAGTTTGGCATTGTAACCAAAGGCAAAACGATCGAGCAAATTAGCGTGGAGATCAAGCGTACCGAGAAAGCTCAAAAGGCGAAAACCGCTAAAGCCGAAGCTAATAAAGCAGCTGTAGTTAAGAAGGCGAAGAGCATCGGTATTGTGACCAAGGGCAAAACGGCCGAGAAAATCGTGGTTGAGGTACTGCGTGCACAAAAAGCTGCTAAAAGCCCGGATTGGAAATGATCAATTCGAGAAAGCGAAACGGAATCCAGAAAGCTGGATTCCGTTTTTTTAAGCCCTAAAATCCGGCAATTAGCTTTACAATCTATCAAGAAAAAAATGGATGCTAAATTGAAATGGATTATGCTATTATGAGGAAGTGATGAGCAACACATGAGTAAAAAACTAACGAACTTGACCAATGTGGGAACCTTCCCACATATCAATCCTGGGAATGGAGGTGCCAGATTGAGTTGAAATACACCATTATGGATGTTGCCAAAATGTCGGGCGTTTCCAAGTCAACCGTTTCACGAGTCATTTCCAACACAGGGTATGTGAGTCCGGAATCACGAAATAGAGTACTCCTTTCGATTGAAAAGCTTCAGTATAAACCGAATGGCGTTGCCAGGGCCATGGTATCTCGCCAAACTCAAAATATTGGCGTCATCATTTATCGCCAACACCATCCAATTGCCTCCCATCCCTTTTATGGGAAAATTCTGGATGCCATACTCGAGAGGGCTTCGGAATTAGGTTACTCCATATTCGTTATGACAGATAAGGATCTAACGAGCAAGTCAGCCGACTTCTTGCTTGAAAAGCGCGTAGATGGACTTATTTTAGTGAGCAAGCTTAATCATGAGCTGATTGATTACTTTAAAAATATGCAGATTCCTTTTGTCATGGTGAACGGCACCTGCGATCATTCCGATGTAATCCATCTTGTCAACGATGACGAGAGGGGAGGTGAACTCGCAGCTCAGCATATGCTGTCGCTAGGATTGACAGCGGTTTCAATCCTATCCGGACCTTTGGAACATCGAAGTCACAAGTTAAGATTAGAGGGGTTTCTAAAAACTTATCAACGTGAAGGGATTACCCTGGACGATGACCACATTTACTACTCCAAGTCCTCACAATTTGACGAAGGTTACAAAGGGTTTCAGCAATTGTGGGAACGTTCCCCTAATTTCAAAGCCTTATTTGCAACCAACGATATGATTGCATTAGGAGCGATAAAGGCCATTTATGAAAAGGGTCTACAGGTTCCAGAACATATCGCTGTCATGGGATTTGACGATATTGACTACGCCGCTATGGCGAATCCTTCATTATCTACCATTCATAGCTCCAAAACAAAAATGGGGCATGATGCGGTGAGCATTTTAGACAAAGAAATTCAAGGTATTGCCACCACGAAGGATCTGCCTATGTATGCACCTGAACTCAAAGTTAGATATTCAACCAAGGGAACCAAATAAATATTTGGAGGGTTAATATCATGAGAAAATCGTTAACGGCTGTTTTAACATCAGCCCTCGTTCTTTCCAGCGTTCTTGCAGGGTGCAGCAATAGTGAAAATAAACCAGCTGGAGCCGCTAATGCTGAAGGAGGCGCAGATGGGAAGGAACTGCAAGTCATTACCTTATCCGCACAAACGACAGGCATCGAGAAGACGCGGGTGGATAACCTGGTTAAAGCAGCCGTTGTCCTGAATGAAGAGCTGAAGACGCAAGGAAAAAATATGGAGGTCAAGCTGGAGACAAAATCCTTTGACGGCACATGGGATGACTCTCTAAAACAGTTCATGCTGGCTTCCAAATCGAAAAAAGCGCCCGATATTTTTGCCATTGGCCATGAGTCCGTCGGGATGCTTGCCAAAGGCAAGTACATCTTGCCTCTAGATAGTCTGAAGGAATCCAAAGAATACGCGGATCTCTTCCCTATTCTGTGGGACTCGGTAACCTTCCAGGGACAAATTTGGGGCATTCCGCAGGATACAGAAGCAAGACCTGTCTTTTATAACAAAGGAATTTTGAAAAAGCTCGGATGGTCGGATGAGCAGATCAATGAGCTACCCGAAAAAGTGAAACAGGGCGAGTTCACGCTTGATGATATGACCAAAGTTGCGGAAGAAGCAAAAGCAAAAGGGGCAGCCCAGTTTGGAATCGTGCATCGCCCGACTAACGGCCCTGACTTCCAAGCATTAGCCTACGACTTTGGGGCAGAGTTGTATGACGCGGCTCAAAATAAAATCATTTTTGATAAAAAAGCAGTTGAGAAGCAGCTTCAGTACTACTACGATATCGCTCAGAAAAAACTAATTCCGGACAATCTGACGACGATGGAATTTAAAAATGTCCATAAAATCGTCGTGAATGAAAAAGCGCTGTTTTACTATGGCGGCATCTGGAACGTAAACAACTGGGCTGCTGATGCTTACCATGATCAACTCGGTAAAGTAGATGCAAAATGGGTGAATGAACGGATGGGCATGATGCTGATTCCTGCTGCTGAGAAGGGCGGAAAGCCCGTGACTTTGTCGCATCCGATCGTGTATACGGTTTCATCGGGGACTAAACATGAGGATTTGGTCAAGCGTCTGCTTGAACTCGTCGTTGATCCCAAGCTGCAAACCGAGCATAATCTGAAAACCTTCCACTTGCCGATAACAAAATCCGCAGCAGATGATCCCAACTTCAAAGCGGATGTGACTTTAGGAGGAGTTGCCTACATGTCTGAGTACACAACTTTCCTGCCTAACCACGAAAGCTTTAACAAATACAGCGGCTCTGTATTTACAGCCATTCAAGCGGTAGAGCTTGGAAAACAAACTCCAGCTGAGGCATTAAAAGATCTTGAGACTCAATTGAAAAATGATCTTGGCGACGAACTAATTGTTAAAAACTAATGACCTGAGCAGCATGCCCGGACGTTTCGCCCGCCCGGGCATGACTTACCAAGGGGGAGCACTATGGGAAAGCCTAATGTGGTGGTTAGTGCAAATAAAAATACAGGGAACTCGAATCTGAATCGCCTCGTCGGAGTTTTACAAAAATGGGGATTGCCAGCGGTGTTGTTGGGACCATTTCTCATCCTAATTACCGTGTTTTTTATAGCACCCGTTGTATTAATTGTTATTTTGGCATTTACGAATATGGACTCATCTATGGTCTGGGATTTAAACGGATTACTGAATTTCAAGAAGATGGCCTCCGATCCCAACTTAGGCGAAATCATGCTGAATACGGTTTTTTATGTAACGCTCACCTTATCGCTGAATATCTTTTTGGGACTTTCATTAGCCCTACTGACCACCTATTTCATCAAACAGGAATCGGTCGGCCTGATCATTCGGACGATTTGGATGTTGCCAAGGATTTCACCTCCAGTCGTTTATATCCTCCTGTGGTTATGGTTTTTTGATCCAAGCCAATACGGAGTTTTAAACAGCTTGCGAATGATATTTGATATGCCTCCGGCAAATTTCCTAGCGGATCAACCTATGACAGCGATCGTTTTGGCAAATGGACTTATTGGAGCCTCGTACGGAATGATCATTTTCTCAGCGGCGATCAAATCGATTCCAGGAGACTTGTTCATGGCGGCAAGAGTGGATGGTGCTGCAGAACGATCGATTATTTTTGATATTATTATCCCCGCTGTGAAATGGCCGCTTATGTTCGTTACGTTATGGCAGCTACTGTCTCTGCTCACTTCCTATGAATACATCCTTCTGTTGACCAAAGGCGGACCGTTGTTCGAAACCGAGGTGCTGGCGCTGTATTCCTACCATAAAGCATTCCAAAGCTTCGAATATGGTTATGGATCTGCTGTTGCGCTTGTTCTTGTCGTCATTGCTTTGATCTGCACGTTCATTTTCTGGAGAATATTTGGAATGGATAAAATGATCAAGTCGTCGAGAATCGAATAAAGGACGGGGGGACGCATGTTGAAAACACAAAAAAGCCGACTGCCCTCGATGACTGCATATGTCGTTTTGGGCATCATTACACTGCCTATTATATTTATGTATATTTGGCTGCTTTTGAATTCGTTTACAACGGGGATGAAATATGGGGTTATTCCAACGAATTTGACGTTTGATAACTGGCAGTTCATTTGGTCGAACGTTGTCATCAATGGCACGGAGATGCCAAGTATTTGGACCGCTACGCTGAATTCCTTCCTATTTGCCGGCTCTTTAACGGTTTTGGAGTTGATTATCGGCGTGATGGCGGGTTATGCGTTGTCTCGTCTGAACTTCCCCGGGCGACAGGGATTACTGAAAACAACGATGCTGCTGCATGCTTTTCCTAGCGTTGCGCTGCTGATTGCCGTCTTTTACATTTTGAACTTTTTAGGTTTATTCGACTCGCTGTGGGGCGTCATCCTTGTCAAAACGGCTTTGCAAATTCCAATGACAGCATGGATTATTAAAGGCTTTTTCGATGATGTTTCCTGGGATGTGGAGTGGGCGGGGTTAATCGATGGCTGCACGCGCTTCAAAGTGTGGTATACGATTGTCATCCCATTGATCAAGCCTGGCATCGCGGCCGTCGCCATCTTTGCTTTCCTGGCCGGATGGTCGGAGTTTCTACTCTTGTACACGTTTATTCTAAGCGATGAAAATATTACCTTGGCCTCTTATCTGCAGAAATTGATGAGCAACCCCAACGTCATCAATTATGGTCTTTTAAGCGCCGTATCCATTTTCTACATGATTCCGGTTCTGTTGTTCTTCATCTTCACTCAAAAATCGCTCATGCAAGTAAACGCAACGGGAGGAAAAGGTGTATGAAAATCGAGCTGAAGCAAGTTACGAAAGCCTTCAATAAGCAAGGTAATGCCGTTAATGACTTGTCGCTCACGATCCAGGATGGTGAATTTGTTGCACTGCTTGGACCGAGCGGTTGCGGGAAATCAACTACGATGCTGATGCTCGCGGGAATTTACAAACCTACGGATGGCACGATTTATTTTGATAATGAGCCTATTAATCATGTAGAGCCGAAGGATCGCAACATCGGAATGGTGTTCCAAAGCTACGCTCTCTATCCTCATATGACAGTGCTCGAAAATATTATGTTTCCCCTTAAGCAGATGAAGGTTCCAAAATCTGACCGAGTTTTTCGTGCGCATGCAGCGGCCGAACAAGTGCAATTAGGCCATCTAACCGCACGTAAACCTAGTGAGCTATCGGGCGGTCAGCAGCAACGGGTCGCTTTGGCCAGAGCGATCGTCAAAAAACCTCGTTTGTTGCTGCTCGACGAACCGCTGTCCAATCTGGATGCTCGGATGAAAATTGAGATGCGCGAGGAGATTCGTCATTTGCAAAAGGAAATCGGAATTACGACGGTAATGGTTACGCATGACCAGGAAGAAGCGATGACGATCGCTGACCGCGTAGCGGTAATGAAGGATGGTTCTCTTATTCAGTACAGTACTCCGATGGATCTTTACAATAAAGCTTCAAATTTATTCGTCGCTCAGTTTATCGGCACGCCGCCTATGAACTTCATAAGTGGAGACTTAATGAAGCTCGGCGAATCTTACACGTTCCAAGAAAATCAACAAAGCCGTTTGATTGGCATCCGTCCTTATGATCTCAAGCTTGGCGATCAAGGCAATGTCATTATGAATGCGACGGTAAGCCTCGTTGAGCCGCTCGGCCATTCCAATCTTGTTAGTGCCAGAATTGGCGATAAGCTAGTGCGTTTTTTTGCGGATGCGTCCTATCGCGCTGAGCGCGGTACGTCTATTGTATGTTCCGCAGATTTGCAAAAAATCGCTGTGTTCGATAAATCCACCGGCCAAAGCATAGACACAGAACATTGCATTAAGGAGGCTTTTGCTGTATGAGTCAGGAGTTTGAAAAGTCATTATTACAGTCCGCTATCGAATATGCCAAGCAAGCAGGCGAGCTAATCCGTGCCCAAACTGGAAACTGGGACCAGATTCTGGAGAAAAAGAACGGTTCCGACCTGGTTACGAATGTTGATCTACTCAGCGAAGCGCTTTTGAAAAGCCTAATTTCGGCCCATTACAGCGATCACTGGATACTTTCGGAAGAAGATAACGGCACCTTAAATTCTTACGAGGCCTTGATAAGCAAGGGGGCGGGATACGGCTGGATTATCGATCCGATTGACGGAACGACGAATTTCATTCACGGCATTCCCCATTTTGCCGTATCGATCGGAATTGTGCGAGATCAAGAGACGATTATCGGGGTTGTTTATAATCCGCTGAACGAAGAGCTGTTCTATGCGAGAAGGAATGGAGGAGCCTACCGTAACGGCAAATTAATCACCTCGGGGAGAGAACAAAGGCTGCAGGAGGCGTTGCTCGCAACCGGCTTTCAAGCCGACCAGTGGGCACCCCAATCGCTGCTTGTCAAACAAATGGACCATTTGGCAGGAGCCTGCCGCAACTTGCGAATTATCGGTGCAGCTAGTCTCGACCTATGCTGGATTGCCATGGGAAGATTGACGGGATTTTGGCATAAGGGGCTTCATCCTTGGGATACGTCAGCAGCCGCTTTAATTCTTCGTGAAGCCGGCGGGCGATTGACCGATTTTAACGGCAATGAATATGAACTTCATCATGACACTCTTGTCGCTTCGAATAGCACGATCCATGACGAGCTTCTAGCTGGACTTACTAGGTAGAAAGGAGGTAGCATGCCATGATCGAAATTTTCACCTCTGAAATGACATCGGCACATAAGCAATGGATGGAGCTTGTGAGGAAAGGGACGATTTCGGCTACGGAGTATTACCAGCTCTCGATTGCTCAGCTTGAATTGTTAAAAAAAGCATGCCCGGACAATGTGGCCTATGTATCCTGGCAAGCGGAGTATTACCATCTCGATGGGAATCTGCGTCGTTCTGGCGAGCAATATCGTTCCGTATTGGAACAGGACCCGCCGATGGAACTTTCGGACCAAGAAATCCGGCTGATCAAGAAATTTTGCCCAATGCTCCACACAACGGCAGAGGAATGTTTTCCTTTGAATGATGTGGTGGCGATCCACCATCCAACGCTTCCGTTGATCGGCTACCATCTGTTCTGGGCGGATGACTACGATTATCCCGACGATTTTGAGCCATGCGATCATGAGGAAATATGGATTGAGTACGATCCTGGCGAGGAATATGTGACGAAGGTGATGAGCTTTTTCCACAGTCGGGTCATTCAGTCCGAGGCAGCAGCAGAAGAAGCGCGGAACAACGGGCAACGTGCAATCATCCGTGTTGAATGGGGTAAACATGGCTCGTTGTTAAAAGGATGGGAGGAGATGACGGAGCCGTTGACCGGTGTGCCCATCATGGACTGGTTGCAAAAGACCTATGACCATGTAAGCTCAGGTGGACGAGAGGCTGCTCATCCCCTGAAACGATTCTGGCCCGAACGATACACCGGCACGTTTGAAGAGTACACCGATTTTTCAGTGCCGGCTGATCCGTTAGATTGGCTCGAGCAGAAGCCGCTTATGTTCAAAACACGCTGGGCTAATGCCATTTTGCAAACCAGTTGTCTCCTTTATAACTTTCATCCAAAAATGGAATGGCCCGAACGCTTTTATCAAAGTGAACGCAATCCATATTAATGGAACGGGGTGGAAGGATGTTTAAGAAACTCATCGTAACTTCGCTTGCCATTTTGTTGACGGTTCCTGCCATTGTTCTCTCGCAAGCAGTGCCAGTAAGTGCAAATTCCGTTTATGCAAGTGAAGGGGATGTGTTGGCTCGGTATCAAGCGGTTGCAGAAAAGTTCGCCCCTGATATTCATCAGGAAGTGCGTCAAAAAGGGACCAGCAAACCGGGTTACTTAAACTTCACCTACGGCTATGATATTTCGGCCGATTTCATCACGAATGTTAATTATGACGGAGATTGGAAAGCGAATAACAATTGGGATCGCCTGGGTGATTTTCGCACCACGTTGCAATCCTATGTGTATTACGATGTCAAAGAGACAGAAACCCATTATTTTATTAGCTACTGGAATTATTATGCGAGAGATGACAGCGACATCCATCAGGATCGGCATGAGAATGATATGGAGGGTATGTTCCTACTCGTTCGCAAAGGAGCTGAAAATCTCGGCTTCGGCCAGCCGGTATTCGCTTCGCTCAAGCAGCATGGCACTTATTATCAATATCACATTCAAGGTGTCAGCTCAGGCTTCACGAATGGAAACGATAATTTTGACGGGACGATTACGATGCGGGATGGCACACATCCGGAAGTGTTCGCCTCTTCAAACGGCAATGTATTGGAGATCAGCACAACACGTTTTGGCCATAACTTAAGCCCTTGGAGTCCGAACAAAGGCTTTGGCGGAATAAAGTATCAGGTTGGCTCCACAGCTGCGATCCCGGATCGGACAACGGTCATGAATGCCTACAACGCCGGCACGTACACGCCTGTGTCCTATCAAGCGGTGCCGCTAACTCCACTGTGGGATCGACGCACCGAATACGGCGACCCTTATTTATTCGATTCATTCGGGGTATTCAATGGCGGCGACGGAATGGATGACTCTGCGAATGCACCATGGGGCTCAGGGTATAAGGATCATGACAGCCCTACAGGCCAAGTTTTCTTCGACCCGGCTAATTTGGTTGATTATATGCTGAATAATCTCGGTACCTATTCGTATACGTATGTGAAAAGAGACGGGATGGGCAATGATTTACCCGGCGTGTATTTATACGAGCATCCTAATCGTCAAGGCAGAATGCTGCATACGACTCAAAACATCGGTGATCTGCGGAACAGCCTCGTAGGGAACGATTCCATCACTTCCGTGTCGATTATTGGATCTCAGTATAACGCTACATTGTACGCGGATCTCAGCTTTCAAGGGGCAGGCCAAGCCTTTGCGGAAGGTCTCACCAATATTTCCAATGGACCGATGGATGATAAAGCGACTTCAGTTATGGTGAATTGACTAGATTTATATACTTTCAACTTATCCCGTTAAGACAGCTAACCATTGGCTGTCTTTTTTTTTTGATGAATAGATATAGA
This window contains:
- a CDS encoding carbohydrate ABC transporter substrate-binding protein, CUT1 family, which encodes MNKKVMLKISAVLTLAVAALAGCSGQNAPSKSPQPTSSAAVNENIDPNAKFDPPIEVSTHFSVGASFADKFKDEQLNTNVFAKGQLEELGIKLTYKWIARGDDQSFQKSSVAIASGDIPDIMVVTKEQLATLSKTDMIHKDLAPIYEKYASKLTKDIMHEEGDIAFDSATFNGKLIAIPNTDSSGDLASFLWIRMDWLEKLNLETPKSMDDLYNVIRAFVERDPDGNNKKDTVGLMLNKDFLSPGVGDAVGIFNGFHAYPKSWVKDDSGNLVYGSVQPEMKEALAYLQKLYKDGFIEQDFGAKDSGKAAELAGANRVGVEFGAMWNGMYPLQATKENFPNSDWRAMALLSNDDKPARPQVKLNVANYYVVKKEFEHPEALIKLINFWTEKNWGSSKEDYDKYIGNLDTGAAHLNQIRAWPSKKNMNAHLHVKEAFATGDSSKLNSEEKSYYDNIVKYKAGDNKVAQFEKVFGETGSFAIMDQYYTKNLFMMDQYYGASTETMKNKMSTIVKSEMEYYTKVIMGSESLDKFDAFVAKLNKLGLEQITKEVNEWNKNR
- a CDS encoding carbohydrate ABC transporter membrane protein 1, CUT1 family translates to MGKPNVVVSANKNTGNSNLNRLVGVLQKWGLPAVLLGPFLILITVFFIAPVVLIVILAFTNMDSSMVWDLNGLLNFKKMASDPNLGEIMLNTVFYVTLTLSLNIFLGLSLALLTTYFIKQESVGLIIRTIWMLPRISPPVVYILLWLWFFDPSQYGVLNSLRMIFDMPPANFLADQPMTAIVLANGLIGASYGMIIFSAAIKSIPGDLFMAARVDGAAERSIIFDIIIPAVKWPLMFVTLWQLLSLLTSYEYILLLTKGGPLFETEVLALYSYHKAFQSFEYGYGSAVALVLVVIALICTFIFWRIFGMDKMIKSSRIE
- a CDS encoding putative aldouronate transport system permease protein, which produces MVEKASFGRKLFIVVNYSFLIALACACLFPIVHIAALSMSSQSAASAGLVTIWPKDFTWMSYRYILENSAFFTSFGVTLERVIIGGTMSMGMTLLAAYPLSKDSRKFRGRSVYAWFFMFTTIFGGGLIPTFMVVKSAGLMDSIWALVLPTAVPVFNILLMLNFFRQIPEELEEAAFMDGAGHLRTLWNVYLPVSVPSLATNGLLILIMHWNSWFDGMIYMNDVDNYPLQTYIQSIIVSSDLTNLKPDDLEELSAISDKTVKAAQIFVSMVPIMAIYPFLQKYFIGGMLLGSVKG
- a CDS encoding transcriptional regulator, LacI family; the encoded protein is MKYTIMDVAKMSGVSKSTVSRVISNTGYVSPESRNRVLLSIEKLQYKPNGVARAMVSRQTQNIGVIIYRQHHPIASHPFYGKILDAILERASELGYSIFVMTDKDLTSKSADFLLEKRVDGLILVSKLNHELIDYFKNMQIPFVMVNGTCDHSDVIHLVNDDERGGELAAQHMLSLGLTAVSILSGPLEHRSHKLRLEGFLKTYQREGITLDDDHIYYSKSSQFDEGYKGFQQLWERSPNFKALFATNDMIALGAIKAIYEKGLQVPEHIAVMGFDDIDYAAMANPSLSTIHSSKTKMGHDAVSILDKEIQGIATTKDLPMYAPELKVRYSTKGTK
- a CDS encoding carbohydrate ABC transporter membrane protein 2, CUT1 family; the protein is MLKTQKSRLPSMTAYVVLGIITLPIIFMYIWLLLNSFTTGMKYGVIPTNLTFDNWQFIWSNVVINGTEMPSIWTATLNSFLFAGSLTVLELIIGVMAGYALSRLNFPGRQGLLKTTMLLHAFPSVALLIAVFYILNFLGLFDSLWGVILVKTALQIPMTAWIIKGFFDDVSWDVEWAGLIDGCTRFKVWYTIVIPLIKPGIAAVAIFAFLAGWSEFLLLYTFILSDENITLASYLQKLMSNPNVINYGLLSAVSIFYMIPVLLFFIFTQKSLMQVNATGGKGV
- a CDS encoding carbohydrate ABC transporter substrate-binding protein, CUT1 family, giving the protein MRKSLTAVLTSALVLSSVLAGCSNSENKPAGAANAEGGADGKELQVITLSAQTTGIEKTRVDNLVKAAVVLNEELKTQGKNMEVKLETKSFDGTWDDSLKQFMLASKSKKAPDIFAIGHESVGMLAKGKYILPLDSLKESKEYADLFPILWDSVTFQGQIWGIPQDTEARPVFYNKGILKKLGWSDEQINELPEKVKQGEFTLDDMTKVAEEAKAKGAAQFGIVHRPTNGPDFQALAYDFGAELYDAAQNKIIFDKKAVEKQLQYYYDIAQKKLIPDNLTTMEFKNVHKIVVNEKALFYYGGIWNVNNWAADAYHDQLGKVDAKWVNERMGMMLIPAAEKGGKPVTLSHPIVYTVSSGTKHEDLVKRLLELVVDPKLQTEHNLKTFHLPITKSAADDPNFKADVTLGGVAYMSEYTTFLPNHESFNKYSGSVFTAIQAVELGKQTPAEALKDLETQLKNDLGDELIVKN
- a CDS encoding putative aldouronate transport system permease protein; amino-acid sequence: MNLIKGVNRQKFFKELPLHLMLIPPVILVMIFSYGPMLGIVIAFQDFVPANGWFNSPWIGLDNFTYVLEFPDVKQILWNTFLIAILKISAGIVCPILLALSLNEVKKTLFKRGFQTIVYLPHFMSWVLLAGILIDILSPSGGIINNILKSLNIQPIYFLGEGTWFRTILIVSNVWKEVGFDTIVYLAAILSIDRTQYESAVLDGAGYARQLWHITLPGIRGIIVLLMLLNIGGILNAGFDQIFNLYSPQVYESADILDTFVYRIGMEEMQYGVATAVGLFKSIVSFVLITFSYYLAYRVVKYRIF